A region of Lichenibacterium dinghuense DNA encodes the following proteins:
- a CDS encoding LLM class flavin-dependent oxidoreductase: protein MTPESTFLWYIPNQAEAGHRGDVAEPGHNGLDTLTRQALTIEEHGWTGALLGTGWGRPDCFTVAAALAARTTRFEPLVAIRPGHWQPAQFASAAATLDHLTGGRVRVNVVSGRDDFAAYGDTESDPARRYARTAEFMRLVRRLWTEEGVTFAGAFYRVDASTVVPRPVPLGERRHPALYFGGASDAAERVAAAEADVQLFWGEPLDGVRERIERLRALSRDLGRDLPPLQFGLRVTTLVRDTTEEAWADAEAKVAEMARREGAGWHDHRRESAVGQRRLQDLAARGDVLDDNLYTAPGRFGGGGAATTWLVGSAADVAGSLAKYRDLGVTHFILSDTPYLSEIARQGRHLLPLLRGR from the coding sequence ATGACCCCCGAGTCCACGTTCCTCTGGTACATCCCCAACCAGGCCGAGGCCGGCCACCGGGGCGACGTCGCCGAGCCCGGCCACAACGGCCTCGATACGCTGACCCGCCAGGCGCTGACCATCGAGGAGCACGGCTGGACGGGCGCGCTGCTCGGCACCGGCTGGGGTCGGCCGGACTGCTTCACGGTGGCGGCCGCGCTCGCGGCCCGCACCACCCGCTTCGAGCCGCTGGTGGCGATCCGCCCCGGCCACTGGCAGCCCGCGCAGTTCGCCTCGGCGGCGGCCACGCTCGACCACCTGACCGGCGGCCGCGTGCGCGTGAACGTCGTGTCGGGCCGGGACGACTTCGCGGCCTACGGCGACACCGAATCCGACCCGGCCCGCCGCTACGCCCGCACGGCGGAGTTCATGCGGCTGGTCCGCCGGCTGTGGACCGAGGAGGGCGTCACCTTCGCGGGCGCGTTCTACCGCGTCGACGCCTCGACCGTCGTGCCGCGGCCGGTGCCGCTCGGCGAGCGCCGGCACCCCGCACTGTATTTCGGCGGCGCCTCGGACGCGGCGGAGCGGGTGGCGGCGGCGGAGGCCGACGTGCAGCTGTTCTGGGGCGAGCCGCTCGACGGCGTCCGCGAGCGGATCGAGCGGCTCCGGGCACTCAGCCGGGACCTCGGCCGCGACCTGCCGCCGCTCCAGTTCGGGCTGCGCGTCACGACGCTGGTCCGCGACACGACGGAGGAGGCCTGGGCCGACGCCGAGGCCAAGGTGGCCGAGATGGCGCGGCGGGAGGGGGCGGGCTGGCACGACCACCGGCGTGAGAGCGCGGTGGGTCAGCGGCGGCTCCAGGACCTCGCGGCGCGCGGCGACGTGCTCGACGACAACCTTTACACGGCGCCCGGCCGGTTCGGCGGCGGCGGCGCCGCGACGACGTGGCTGGTGGGCTCGGCCGCGGACGTCGCCGGCTCCCTGGCGAAGTACAGGGACCTCGGCGTCACGCACTTCATCCTGTCGGACACGCCCTACCTGTCCGAGATCGCGCGGCAGGGCCGGCACCTGCTGCCGCTGCTGCGCGGCCGCTGA